In one window of Aphidius gifuensis isolate YNYX2018 linkage group LG4, ASM1490517v1, whole genome shotgun sequence DNA:
- the LOC122855380 gene encoding NCK-interacting protein with SH3 domain produces MDDNYIRLENYEMLKALYDFKATFAKTLSFTENDHFILHQSNTKQRNWWQVVNKHGQLGYIPSNYVTAVKVQPHFMIDFLDECIEKLQSEFAKPGAPLSIDKQDLLQRLIEKKRQAEISKKPKKQAPLPPTFTTSSSPIKESTAQSTITIPKTDGDNKSITSTSSLPPIKLSSKQNNLYENDKNDIPPVLPERKNSMTNSDQNIPRRLSNDHRRPSLLRQTSSEISQTLQADNNEFLKSYSQPNFRQNKKPSPSPVKSSSNLNNTSNQQQQKLDEIDSHAAYKILDDVRKNTQLSYDMSKLAVTVVVSNLKDFFPSNISHYFDIVLQQLEKPMIVSKLSIEETHDANRLKIIFDELTSCKEDSQQRSWMLYEDESIIVEYIKELTSILTNADANVSRYALKNDQYNGIDTLIDYYQMEARWTIRQLLLQSFGVMCSLDKIIVTIMLNSILPMELARDMISNPRNVPKLNYSSLLMTMIFSMGESMPIIHIEQLGPDFISFLFDMIEEPPDTDLDDQIPDLFLNLILSYNLQFKNNDNNIVLNALKERANANTFIQKLLFLLNREEDPVRIFDHEPAPPHSVLKLFIDLFENEITASLFYTNDIKVLIDIVLRQLFDIPPGDKRRLYLELCRRVLRTSGYDDHRHRSEDLLKCFTRIFCEEGTESQGDQQLIREISNEFPTLFKM; encoded by the exons ATGGATGACAATTATATTAGGTTAG aaaattatgaGATGCTCAAAGCCTTGTATGATTTCAAGGCCACATTTGCAAAGACTCTTAGTTTCACTGAAAATGATCATTTCATTCTTCATCAATCAAACACTAAACAGAGAAATTGGTGGCAAGTTGTCAACAAGCATGGACAACTTGGCTATATACCATCGAATTACGTGACAGCTGTCAAAGTACAGCCACATTTTATGATTGATTTTCTTGATGAAtgcattgaaaaattacaaagtgaATTTGCTAAACCAGGTGCaccattatcaattgataaacaagATTTATTACAacgtttaattgaaaaaaaacgtcaagctgaaattagtaaaaaaccaaaaaaacaagcaccactaccaccaacatttacaacatcatcatcaccaattaAAGAATCAACAGCacaatcaacaataacaataccaAAAACAGATggtgataataaatcaataacaagtacatcatcattaccaccaattaaattatcatcaaaacaaaataatttgtatgaaaatgataaaaatgacatACCTCCAGTATTACCTGAacgtaaaaattcaatgacaaATTCTGATCAAAATATACCACGTCGTTTGTCAAATGATCATCGTAGACCATCATTATTACGGCAAACATCATCAGAAATATCTCAGACTTTACAAGcagataataatgaatttttaaaatcttataGTCAGCCAAATTTtcgtcaaaataaaaaaccatcaccatcaccagttaaatcatcatcaaatttaaataatacatcaaatcaacaacaacagaaaCTTGATGAAATTGATTCCCATGCAGcatataaaatacttgatgatGTTAGAAAAAATACTCAATTAAGTTATGACATGTCGAAATTAGCAGTAACTGTTGTTGTGAgtaatttaaaagatttttttccatcaaatatAAGTCATTACTTTGATATTGTATTACAACAATTAGAAAAACCAATGATAGTATCAAAATTAAGTATTGAAGAAACTCACGATGctaatagattaaaaataatatttgatgaattaacATCATGCAAAGAAGATTCACAACAACGTAGCTGGATGTTGTATGAAGATGaatcaataattgttgaatacATCAAAGAATTAACATCAATATTAACAAATGCTGATGCAAATGTATCAAGATatgcattaaaaaatgatcaatatAATGGTATTGATAcgttaattgattattatcaaatggAAGCAAGATGGACAATACGTCAATTGTTATTACAATCATTTGGCGTTATGTGTtcacttgataaaattattgttacaatTATGTTAAATAGTATATTACCAATGGAACTTGCACGTGATATGATTAGTAATCCAAGAAATGTgccaaaattaaattactcatCATTACTTATGACGATGATTTTTTCAATGGGTGAATCAATGCCAATAATACACATTGAACAACTTGGTCCagattttatatcatttttatttgacatgaTTGAAGAACCACCTGACACTGATCTTGATGATCAAATaccagatttatttttaaatctaatattgtcatataatttacaatttaaaaataatgataataatattgttttgaatGCATTAAAAGAACGAGCAAATGCAAATACATTTATTCAAAAGCTgctgtttttattaaatcgaGAAg aggATCCTGTTAGAATTTTTGATCATGAACCAGCACCACCACAttcagttttaaaattatttattgatttatttgaaaacgAAATAACAGCATCgcttttttatacaaatgatatTAAAGTATTGATTGACATTGTCTTGAGACAGCTTTTTGATATTCCACCAGGTGATAAG AGACGATTATATTTAGAACTTTGTCGACGTGTATTGCGAACATCTGGATATGATGATCACCGTCATAGATCTGAAGATCTACTTAAATGTTTTAcaag aattttttgtgAAGAAGGAACTGAAAGTCAAGgtgatcaacaattaattcgTGAAATAAGCAATGAATTTccaacattatttaaaatgtga
- the LOC122855379 gene encoding uncharacterized protein LOC122855379, whose product MLKPKRLRNKIIGDSGNRRTSLMVNLSYEKSTDANDSDNNKSDSFKNISGKEEELNKKCDRLKEAILQKTRQIFDNKNDFCLKTATILEQPCSSSSDIAKFNHFKTPKNHEAKENNPGNSQEIENNKTKVNKSPIITSCYDKSDTTILLPKLSSSSNDISLGRPVMSSTLIDDDCQPRTRSRTIKKTKLLLDKKDEQVHEKDEATISKRRTMPKIKNVQTCFIALDRIGKLKTNEASKNLVQVSMDLTEMQNNICCDDETKKENNHDVLRDSDKIVNESSNKTELHSSLVVETSIVPSENCSDNSCQIINNNNSVSVQTSLKEPVAESESSNEIINTSPVLKRQSSLRSQLESRSFKRSKIIEEKINNSNKDLKKPSDTIIKETITEKQNEQNELDDTFKLYDTSPSKNKVRIVDDSSSDYCDDEMSDRDANETHENSTMNKIKKRKLFSQFYAEDIATISPALGCQTPKINKASPRIVKRKRMRRNIAGKIIGTQLLGTQVKSQMEKKITNKNDEVKCKKISKKTQSQDDKKIKKKRKIVSKKIEIKKVIINPELSKIFDNSDIESQKSFSEKSNSQDKRGSMNNFMEKKIIQTKGRNYKIEKIIIVATGLSNRDKEFVKNAVKKIPGAKYETSVTRQTTHVVSTGVRTINLLRGIIRGCWLVNLAWVKKSLENKKWLNSKNFELEHFSKAVEENRKERQILGELYVPELFATCGLIYIDPVTNPPRDTLKELIKIAGGCVIDNLKKAKIIIGPNNTKESWILDSITTGELQLIDSYQKKTKVN is encoded by the exons ATGTTAAAACCTAAAAGATTacgtaataaaataattggagATAGTGGAAATCGTAGAACTTCTTTGATGGTTAATTTGAGTTATGAAAAATCAACAGATGCTAATGACAgtgacaataataaatcagatagttttaaaaatataagtggTAAAGAAGaagagttgaataaaaaatgtgatCGTTTAAAAGAagcaatattacaaaaaactcgtcaaatatttgataataaaaatgatttttgtttaaaaacagCAACAATTCTAGAACAGCCATGTTCATCAAGTTCTGATATTgctaaatttaatcattttaagactccaaaaaatcatgaagcaaaagaaaataatccaGGTAATTCAcaagaaatagaaaataataaaacaaaggTAAATAAAAGTCCAATTATAACAAGTTGTTATGATAAAAGTGacacaacaattttattaccaAAGCTAAGTTCTAGTAGCAATGACATTAGTTTAGGAAGACCTGTAATGTCTTCAACacttattgatgatgattgtcaACCTCGAACTCGTTCAaggacaattaaaaaaacaaaactctTACTAGACAAAAAAGATGAACAAGTACatgaaaaagatgaagctactATTTCCAAAAGAAGAACAATgcctaaaattaaaaatgtacaaACTTGTTTCATAGCACTGGATCgaattggaaaattaaaaacaaatgaagcAAGTAAAAACCTCGTGCAAGTGTCAATGGACTTGACAgaaatgcaaaataatatttgttgtgatgatgaaacaaaaaaagaaaataatcatgatGTATTAAGGGATtctgataaaattgtaaatgagTCGTCAAATAAAACTGAGTTACATTCATCTCTGGTAGTTGAAACGTCAATTGTACCCAGTGAAAACTGCTCTGATAATAGTTGtcaaataatcaacaacaataattcagTATCAGTTCAAACATCTTTGAAGGAACCTGTTGCAGAAAGTGAAAGTagtaatgaaattattaacacAAGCCCAGTCTTAAAAAGACAAAGTTCTCTTCGAAGTCAATTAGAATCAAGAAGCTTTAAAAgaagtaaaattattgaagaaaaaattaataatagtaataaagaTTTGAAGAAACCATCAGATACAATTATCAAAGAAACAATTacagaaaaacaaaatgaacaaaatgAGTTGGATGatacatttaaattgtatGATACTTCtccatcaaaaaataaagttagaATTGTTGATGATTCTTCATCAGATTATTGTGATGATGAAATGAGTGATAGAGATGCCAAtgaaacacatgaaaattcaacaatgaataaaataaaaaaacgtaaattattTAGTCAATTTTATGCAGAAGATATTGCAACAATAAGTCCAGCTTTGGGTTGTCAAacaccaaaaataaataaagcatcACCACGTATTGTTAAAAGAAAACGTATGAGACGAAATattgctggtaaaattattggTACTCAATTATTGGGTACTCAAGTTAAAagtcaaatggaaaaaaaaataactaataaaaatgatgaagtaaaatgtaaaaaaattagcaaaaaaacacaatcacaagatgataaaaaaataaaaaagaaaagaaaaattgttagtaaaaaaattgaaattaaaaaagtaataattaatccagaattatcaaaaatttttgataattcagaTATTGAAAGTCAAAAAAGTTTTagtgaaaaatcaaatagtCAAGATAAACGTGgatcaatgaataattttatggaaaaaaaaatcattcaaactAAAggaagaaattataaaattgaaaaaataataattgttgcaaCTGGTTTATCAAATag agataaagaatttgttaaaaatgctgttaaaaaaattcctgGTGCTAAATATGAAACATCAGTGACTCGTCAAACGACTCATGTTGTATCTACTGGAGTTCGAACGATAAATTTACTTCGTGGTATTATTCGTGGATGCTGGCTGGTAAATCTGGCATGGGTTAAAAAATCattggaaaacaaaaaatggtTAAACAGTAAAAACTTTGAACTTGAACATTTTTCAAAAGCTGttgag GAAAATCGAAAAGAACGACAAATACTTGGTGAATTATACGTGCCAGAATTATTTGCAACATGTGGCTTAATTTACATTGACCCAGTTACAAATCCACCAAGAGATACTCTAAAAGAGCTTATTAAAATTGCTGGTGGTTgtgttattgataatttaaaaaaagctaaaattaTCATTGGCCCAAATAACACAAAAGAATCATGGATACTGGATTCAATAACAACTGGTGAGCTACAATTAATTGatagttatcaaaaaaaaacaaaagtaaattaa
- the LOC122855383 gene encoding uncharacterized protein LOC122855383 produces the protein MDARCDPSENLDIKSVKSLKVRDHKNLSDAERIEKLEKEVTTLRNDFDRVKWEQAVTETAIGRAIIRGSASLNEAYGLVGKPPKRNQQIENISAQKMPMVTGSDKKTKDSNKKVKDECGGFTLG, from the exons ATGGATGCTAGATGTGATCCAAGTGAAAATTTAGATATTAAATCAGTTAAATCATTGAAAGTAAGAGATCACAAAAATCTCAGCGATGCtgaaagaattgaaaaattagaaaaagag GTCACTACTCTTCGCAATGATTTCGACAGAGTAAAATGGGAACAAGCAGTCACTGAGACAGCCATTGGACGTGCTATAATACGTGGATCAGCATCATTGAATGAAGCTTATGGATTAGTAGGAAAACCACCAAAACGTAATCAACAGATCGAAAATATTTCAGCACAAAAAATGCCAATGGTTACCGGTTCTGACAAAAAAACCAAAGAcagtaataaaaaagtcaaagaCGAGTGTGGTGGATTTACTCttggataa
- the LOC122855378 gene encoding translocon-associated protein subunit gamma, which produces MSGKSKPFTKEEELLLQDFSRNVSTKSSALFYGNAFIVSAIPIWLFWRIHLIDLYSNLISFFVITLISTYALALAYKNTKFVLKHKIAVKREDAVAREMSKKLSEDKKMSKKEKDERILWKKNEVADYEATTFSIFYNNALFLAIVILTSFYILKTFSPAFNYIFSVGATSGLLALLSTGTQ; this is translated from the exons atgtcagGTAAATCAAAGCCATTTACAAAAGAGGAAGAGTTGCTtcttcaagatttttcaagaaatgtatcaacaaaatcatcagCACTTTTTTATGGCAATGCATTTATTGTTTCTGCAATTCCAATCT GGTTGTTCTGGAGAATTCATCTCATTGATCTTTACTCAAATCtgatttcattttttgttattacttTGATCAGTACATATGCACTTGCACTTGcttacaaaaatacaaaattcgTCTTGAAACAcaag ATTGCAGTAAAGAGAGAAGATGCAGTTGCACGTGAAATGagcaaaaaattatcagaagataaaaaaatgagcaagaaagaaaaagatgaaagaatattgtggaaaaaaaatgaagttgCTGATTATGAAGCAAcaacattttctattttttataacaatgcaTTATTTTTGGCAATTGTTATCTTaacatcattttatatattaaaaacattttcaccAGCATTTAATTACATTTTCTCAGTTGGTGCAACATCTGGACTTTTGGCACTTTTATCAACTGGAACACAGTAA
- the LOC122855382 gene encoding troponin C, isoallergen Bla g 6.0301 isoform X1: MVCQFDDDLADELPPEQIAVLRKAFDSFDREKSGSIPTDMVADILRLMGQPFNKKILDELIDEVDADKSGRLEFDEFVTLAAKFIVEEDAEALEKELREAFRLYDKEGNGYIPTTCLREILRELDDQLTDEELDIMIEEIDSDGSGTVDFDEFMEMMTGE, translated from the exons ATGGTATGTCaatttgatgatgatctt gCTGATGAACTGCCACCAGAACAAATTGCTG ttttacGCAAGGCGTTCGACAGTTTCGACAGAGAAAAAAGTGGCAGTATTCCAACTGATATGGTTGCTGATATTCTCAGATTGATGGGTCAAccatttaacaaaaaaattcttgatgaACTTATTGATGAAGTTGATGCTGATA aATCTGGTCGTTTGGAGTTTGATGAATTCGTAACACTTGCTGCTAAATTCATCGTTGAAGAAGATGCTGAAGCTCTTGAAAAAGAACTTCGTGAAGCATTCAGACTCTACGACAAAGaag gaAATGGATATATTCCAACAACTTGTTTGAGAGAAATTCTTCGAGAATTGGATGATCAATTAACAGATGAAGAATTGGACATTATGATTGAAGAAATTGACTCTGATGGTTCAGGCACTGTTGATTTTGatg aattCATGGAGATGATGACAGGAGAATAG
- the LOC122855381 gene encoding transcription initiation factor TFIID subunit 5-like: MDDKSTMLAVLQVLRKHNLKSTEELFKKEANLVDLQNDESQQSDSEVTSVLAAYKSEGDPALYEKTYSELKKFVEGTLDIYKHELGTILYPVLVHMYLELVYNNHSKEAQQFINKFGGTLDEYYQTNLKRLSTVTTREQMAGNELTDTFKSNQFIIRISRDTLSILKRHTHEKKHSVLSNIIQEHLYFDMYEGVARNKQQIDATSGATVGEATRQDNKPKVYYGLLKEPDIQCTPPAEEKEQEDGEKQEDGEKPKKKKIKKDNLYSKKTKSDPNAPPIGRMPLPNLKDADKKEKQKAFREQLKRVSLGPDSLPSICFYTLLNSMQTVTTAEISEDSSLLSIGFSDSSIKVWSLVPQKLRAMKSAKELDETVNSDADDVLARMMDDKTAETVRTLHGHSGPIYGLSFSPDKTLLLSCSEDTTIRLWSLHTWTCVVCYKGDLYPVWSVKFSPHGYYFASGSHDKTARLWATDTNQPLRIFAGHYSDVDVVQFHPNSNYIVSGSSDMTIRLWDCVTGNQVRLMTGHKAPIFALSFSIEGRFLASAGADNRVLIWDLAHGHLIAALLSHTSTIHSLTFSRDGTILASASLDCTIKLWDFTKLADEMSLEDVNVSHNPDVKQTPESYLLRTFPTKNSPLLTLHFSRRNLLFGVGMYDSSQ; this comes from the exons atGGATGATAAAAGTACAATGTTAGCAGTACTTCAAGTACTGAGAAAGCACAATTTAAAg aGTACAGAagagttatttaaaaaagaagcaAATTTGGTTGATTTACAAAATGATGAAAGTCAACAAAGTGATTCTGAGGTAACTAGTGTTTTAGCTGCATACAAAAGTGAGGGTGATCCAGCTCTGTATGAAAAAACTTAcagtgaattaaaaaaatttgtcgaGGGTACTCTCGATATTTACAAg caTGAATTGGGAACGATATTGTATCCAGTATTGGTACACATGTACTTGGAGTtagtatataataatcattcaaaagaagctcaacaatttattaataaatttggtgGTACATTAGATGAatattatcaaacaaatttaaaaagattatCAACTGTAACAACACGTGAACAAATGGCAGGAAATGAATTAACAGATACCTTTAAAtcaaatcaatttatcataaGAATATCACGAGATACATTGTCAATATTAAAACGTCATacacatgaaaaaaaacacagtgttttatcaaatataatacaagaacatttatattttgatatgtaTGAAGGTGTTGCtagaaataaacaacaaattgaTGCAACATCTGGTGCAACTGTTGGTGAAGCAACACGTCAAGATAATAAACCAAAAGTATATTATGGTTTATTAAAAGAACCAGATATACAATGTACACCACCAGCtgaagaaaaagaacaagaaGACGGTGAAAAACAAGAAGATGGTGAaaaaccaaagaaaaaaaaaattaaaaaagataatttatattcaaaaaaaacaaaatctgaTCCAAATGCACCACCAATTGGACGTATGCCATTACCAAATTTGAAAGACgctgataaaaaagaaaaacaaaaagcatTTCGTGAACAATTAAAACGTGTATCACTTGGTCCAGATAGTCTTCCATCAATATGTTTTTATACACTATTAAATTCAATGCAAACAGTTACAACTGCTGAAATATCTGAAGATTCaagtttattatcaattggttTTAGTGATTCATCAATTAAAGTATGGTCATTGGTACCACAAAAACTTAGAGCAATGAAAAGTGCTAAAGAGCTAGATGAAACAGTTAATTctgatgctgatgatgtaTTAGCTAGAATGATGGATGATAAAACAGCTGAAACAGTTAGAACATTACATGGACATAGTGGACCAATTTATGGTTTATCATTTAGTCCagataaaacattattattatcatgttctGAGGATACAACAATAAGACTTTGGTCATTACATACATGGACATGTGTTGTTTGTTACAAGGGTGATTTATATCCAGTATGGTCTGTTAAATTTTCACCACATGGTTATTATTTTGCAAGTGGTTCACATGATAAAACAGCAAGATTATGGGCAACTGATACAAATCAACCATTGAGAATATTTGCTGGACATTATTCAGATGTTGATGTTGTACAATTTCATccaaattcaaattatattgttagTGGATCAAGTGATATGACTATTAGATTATGGGATTGTGTTACTGGCAATCAAGTTAGACTTATGACTGGACATAAAGCACCAATATTTGcactttcattttcaattgaagGAAGATTTTTAGCATCGGCTGGTGCTGATAATAGAGTTTTAATATGGGATTTGGCACATGGACATTTAATTGCTGCATTATTAAGTCATACAAGTACAATACATTCTTTAACATTTAGTCGTGATGGTACAATATTAGCAtcag catCATTAGATTGCACAATTAAGTTGTGGGACTTTACAAAATTAGCTGATGAAATGAGTCTTGAAGATGTCAATGTTTCACACAATCCAGATGTTAAACAAACACCAGAGTCTTATTTACTACGTACATTTCCAACTAAAAATTCACCACTATTGACGTTACATTTTTCAagaagaaatttattatttggtgTTGGAATGTATGATTCATCACagtaa
- the LOC122855382 gene encoding troponin C, isoallergen Bla g 6.0301 isoform X2 has product MADELPPEQIAVLRKAFDSFDREKSGSIPTDMVADILRLMGQPFNKKILDELIDEVDADKSGRLEFDEFVTLAAKFIVEEDAEALEKELREAFRLYDKEGNGYIPTTCLREILRELDDQLTDEELDIMIEEIDSDGSGTVDFDEFMEMMTGE; this is encoded by the exons ATG gCTGATGAACTGCCACCAGAACAAATTGCTG ttttacGCAAGGCGTTCGACAGTTTCGACAGAGAAAAAAGTGGCAGTATTCCAACTGATATGGTTGCTGATATTCTCAGATTGATGGGTCAAccatttaacaaaaaaattcttgatgaACTTATTGATGAAGTTGATGCTGATA aATCTGGTCGTTTGGAGTTTGATGAATTCGTAACACTTGCTGCTAAATTCATCGTTGAAGAAGATGCTGAAGCTCTTGAAAAAGAACTTCGTGAAGCATTCAGACTCTACGACAAAGaag gaAATGGATATATTCCAACAACTTGTTTGAGAGAAATTCTTCGAGAATTGGATGATCAATTAACAGATGAAGAATTGGACATTATGATTGAAGAAATTGACTCTGATGGTTCAGGCACTGTTGATTTTGatg aattCATGGAGATGATGACAGGAGAATAG